A single genomic interval of Caballeronia sp. NK8 harbors:
- a CDS encoding helix-turn-helix domain-containing protein, with protein sequence MDSLITAAARALAAGDPLGALNRIALREDASALALRGIAMAQLGDFVRARALVKSAARAFGTKEALARSRCIVAEAEIALASRDLTWPAKALDHARAILDAHGDHVNAAHARYLEVRRALLIGRIDDAARMLAELVPDTLPAASRTAHELIAAGIAMRRLQTRATHAALERATQAARQAAIPALAAEVESAWRILSTPAARLIAQGNERLLRLAEVEALFASNTFVVDACRLCVREDGTSISLATRPVLFTLARMLAQAWPGDVPRDALILRAFRIREADETHRARLRVEMGRLRTLLRALADIDATPRGFVLKPRHAREVAVLALPVEDEYAPLLALLSDGESWSSSALAIALGASQRTVQRSLDALAASGKVQSFGRGRARRWTTPPMPGFTTALLLPVELASD encoded by the coding sequence ATGGATTCGCTGATCACGGCGGCCGCGCGCGCGCTCGCCGCGGGCGATCCGCTCGGCGCGCTGAACCGCATCGCGCTGCGCGAGGATGCGAGCGCGCTCGCGTTGCGCGGCATCGCGATGGCACAGCTCGGCGACTTCGTGCGTGCGCGCGCGCTAGTGAAAAGCGCGGCGCGCGCGTTCGGCACGAAAGAGGCGCTGGCGCGCTCGCGCTGCATCGTCGCGGAGGCGGAGATCGCGCTGGCATCGCGCGATCTCACGTGGCCCGCGAAAGCGCTCGATCACGCACGCGCGATTCTCGACGCGCATGGCGATCATGTGAACGCCGCGCATGCGCGCTATCTGGAAGTGCGTCGCGCGCTGCTCATCGGAAGGATCGACGATGCCGCGCGTATGCTCGCCGAACTGGTTCCCGACACGCTGCCGGCAGCATCGCGCACCGCGCATGAACTGATCGCGGCGGGCATCGCGATGCGCCGTCTTCAGACCCGCGCCACGCACGCCGCGCTCGAACGCGCGACGCAAGCCGCGCGGCAGGCGGCGATTCCCGCGCTCGCCGCCGAAGTCGAGAGCGCGTGGCGCATCCTGAGCACGCCCGCGGCGCGTCTTATCGCTCAAGGGAACGAGCGCCTGCTTCGGCTTGCCGAAGTGGAGGCGCTGTTCGCATCAAATACATTCGTCGTCGATGCATGCCGTCTATGCGTGCGCGAGGACGGCACGTCGATCTCGCTCGCGACGCGCCCCGTGCTGTTCACGCTCGCGCGCATGCTCGCGCAGGCCTGGCCCGGCGATGTGCCGCGCGATGCGCTCATCCTGCGCGCGTTTCGCATCAGGGAAGCGGACGAGACGCATCGTGCGCGGCTGCGGGTCGAAATGGGCCGCTTGCGCACGCTGCTGCGCGCGCTTGCGGACATCGATGCGACGCCGCGCGGCTTCGTGCTGAAGCCGCGCCACGCGCGCGAGGTGGCCGTGCTCGCGCTGCCCGTCGAAGACGAATACGCGCCGCTGCTCGCATTGCTGTCCGATGGCGAATCGTGGTCGAGTTCCGCGCTTGCGATTGCGCTCGGCGCGAGCCAGCGCACCGTGCAGCGTTCGCTCGATGCGCTCGCCGCGAGCGGCAAGGTGCAATCGTTCGGGCGTGGCCGCGCGCGCCGCTGGACCACGCCGCCGATGCCCGGATTCACGACGGCCTTGTTACTCCCCGTCGAGCTCGCGAGTGATTAG
- a CDS encoding heavy metal sensor histidine kinase, with protein sequence MIRRFLPRTLRARLTVLIVLSTSAILTMSGVALYGALQSRLESMAEEQMISALNALQSHLGEMRDTPAIPANRALLVDELHGHRQMELAISDIDGRGLVTTGGFRSYPYIRAVEPGQTPRLVARDGSTLSYLVADVSLAGANGPHVRVTIQYDRSSDVALLRAHARTIIVIQLLGVLLAAALAFGIALVGLSPLRRLVARAEQMSSTGLAQPFDDLDASGELKELERAFNEMLQRLDESFTRLSQFSSNLAHDMRTPLTNLQAAAQVALSHPRSAADYRDVIESSIDEYRRLSGMIEDMLFLARSERVDASIVTVRLDAAAEAERVANYYESMAEEAGVGIVVQGRAQVDADLLLYQRALSNLISNALRFAPRGTVIRVDCNASPDSTTVAVSDAGPGIEAAHIERIFERFYRVDPARHNSAAGTGLGLAIVRSIMESHGGVCRVHSEPGVATTFSLRFPSSAQCA encoded by the coding sequence TTGATCCGGCGTTTCCTGCCCCGGACATTGCGTGCGCGGCTGACGGTCCTCATCGTTCTTTCGACGTCCGCGATTCTGACCATGAGCGGCGTGGCGCTCTATGGAGCCTTGCAAAGCCGGCTCGAATCGATGGCAGAGGAACAGATGATCAGTGCGTTGAACGCGTTGCAGTCGCACCTCGGCGAGATGCGCGACACACCCGCGATTCCGGCCAATCGCGCGCTTCTGGTCGATGAATTGCATGGGCACCGACAGATGGAGCTTGCCATTTCCGACATCGACGGACGCGGCCTGGTCACGACAGGCGGGTTCAGGTCGTATCCGTACATACGGGCAGTGGAACCGGGACAGACGCCGCGACTGGTTGCACGAGACGGGTCGACGCTCAGTTACCTCGTCGCCGATGTGTCGCTCGCAGGCGCGAATGGGCCGCATGTGCGCGTGACGATTCAATACGACCGCAGCAGCGATGTCGCCTTGCTGCGCGCTCATGCCCGCACCATCATCGTCATTCAGTTGCTGGGTGTCCTGCTCGCGGCGGCACTGGCATTCGGCATCGCGCTCGTCGGATTGAGTCCGCTTCGCCGGCTGGTGGCACGAGCCGAGCAGATGTCTTCCACGGGACTGGCTCAGCCGTTCGATGATCTCGACGCGTCGGGCGAACTCAAGGAACTGGAGCGCGCATTCAATGAAATGCTGCAACGGCTCGATGAATCATTTACCCGGTTGAGCCAGTTCTCGTCGAATCTCGCGCACGACATGCGTACGCCGCTCACCAATCTCCAGGCCGCCGCGCAGGTCGCGCTCTCGCATCCCCGCAGCGCGGCCGATTACCGGGACGTCATCGAATCGAGTATCGATGAGTATCGGCGGCTGTCGGGAATGATCGAGGATATGCTGTTTCTCGCGCGATCCGAGCGTGTCGACGCGAGCATCGTAACGGTCAGACTCGATGCTGCCGCCGAAGCGGAGCGCGTCGCGAACTACTACGAATCGATGGCGGAAGAGGCCGGCGTGGGCATCGTCGTGCAGGGGCGCGCGCAGGTCGATGCGGACCTGCTGCTGTATCAGCGGGCGCTGAGCAATCTGATATCGAATGCGCTCAGGTTTGCGCCGCGAGGCACGGTCATTCGCGTCGATTGCAATGCGTCGCCGGACTCGACGACGGTCGCCGTGTCCGACGCGGGCCCCGGCATAGAGGCTGCGCACATCGAGCGGATCTTTGAACGGTTCTACCGCGTCGACCCTGCGCGACACAATTCCGCTGCGGGAACCGGGCTTGGGCTTGCGATCGTGAGATCGATCATGGAAAGCCATGGCGGGGTGTGCCGGGTTCACAGCGAACCCGGCGTCGCCACGACGTTCTCCTTGCGTTTTCCCAGCTCGGCGCAGTGCGCGTGA
- a CDS encoding glutamine cyclotransferase, which translates to MKRAKAEIIREYGPFADIEGVHGVTWDGERVWFAAGDTLNAINPESGEKERTLNIAAHAGTAFDGEHLFQIAEDRIQKIDPKTGHVLSTIPAPGGGADSGLAWAEGTLWVGQYNERKIHQVDPESGAILRTLESNRFVTGVTWIDGELWHATWEGDESELRHIDPQSGEVIERLDMPEGMGVSGLESDGQDRFFCGGGRTGKVRAVRKPKRG; encoded by the coding sequence ATGAAACGCGCAAAGGCGGAAATCATCCGCGAATACGGACCGTTTGCGGACATCGAAGGCGTGCACGGCGTGACCTGGGACGGTGAGCGTGTGTGGTTCGCCGCCGGCGACACGCTCAACGCCATCAATCCCGAGAGCGGAGAAAAGGAGCGCACGCTCAACATCGCGGCGCATGCGGGCACGGCCTTCGACGGCGAACATCTGTTCCAGATCGCCGAAGACCGCATCCAGAAGATCGATCCGAAGACGGGACACGTGCTGTCGACGATTCCCGCGCCCGGCGGCGGCGCCGATTCGGGTCTCGCGTGGGCCGAAGGCACGCTGTGGGTCGGTCAATACAACGAACGCAAGATTCATCAGGTCGATCCGGAGAGCGGCGCGATTTTGCGCACGCTCGAGTCGAATCGCTTCGTCACCGGCGTGACGTGGATCGACGGTGAACTGTGGCACGCCACCTGGGAAGGCGACGAGAGCGAACTCAGGCATATCGATCCGCAATCGGGCGAGGTCATCGAGCGGCTCGACATGCCCGAAGGCATGGGCGTATCTGGGCTCGAATCGGATGGTCAGGACCGCTTCTTTTGCGGCGGCGGGCGCACCGGCAAGGTGCGGGCCGTGCGCAAGCCCAAGCGAGGTTGA
- a CDS encoding DUF4148 domain-containing protein, translating into MRATHSAVVLAITGISFGLISQSALAQKSRQQVQQELVQAQHDGITPSTKTQYPPTDAMVARNKEVHAATTHRGEKSPATDHHDQGVSRQASATPPTTK; encoded by the coding sequence ATGAGGGCAACTCACAGCGCAGTCGTGCTCGCGATTACGGGCATATCGTTCGGCCTGATCTCTCAATCCGCACTGGCACAAAAGTCCCGTCAGCAGGTCCAGCAGGAACTGGTACAGGCCCAGCACGACGGGATCACGCCGAGCACCAAAACCCAGTACCCGCCGACGGACGCGATGGTCGCACGCAACAAGGAAGTTCACGCGGCCACGACTCATCGCGGCGAGAAATCGCCTGCAACCGATCATCACGATCAGGGCGTGAGCCGCCAGGCATCGGCGACCCCGCCGACCACGAAATAG
- a CDS encoding EAL domain-containing protein, which produces MQSKATDFLGIIGENVARNLPYIEHARRFDGLGLAPLAVLLAACGTFFVPLPWNVLLAALVIGATIVVHRMQEANRKIFVARQVANGLLSIAEDCLKLLSLEGRIMCISEVGRGLIEADCADDLVGLDWLALWDGPDARQAFERAKAGESTSFSGACRTMNGKLKWWTSTFAPVYGEHGKVTAVLCKSRDITAEVDLIDELRGNARVQKDMEDHVDAVFWTATHDFRELLHVSSAFQRMWEMPMSALEADQTAWSQRVHPDDLPALRDEMRTAVNTGAATQSYFRLCLPLDRTRWVRADIYPVIEEGAVSRVVSVCVDATDERQRLQELHRLANTDSLTGLSNRNAMMEALLKRCESGAPFAYLFIDIDRFKSINDTAGHIAGDAVLRTIARRIQETLPEDAVAARPGGDEFTVILPGTFDQESIARACRKLSLACHRPIKIDCKSLTMTCSIGVALYPEHGRTPEALFISADMAMYAAKRAGRNTFRVFGDREKDDLARAHLEAELHGAIRENQFVLHYQPQYRVDSGELVGVEALLRWNHPQLGLLAPGAFVPVLEESALIAEAGHWVIREAVLAASQLALALPAACSVAVNVSPKQFRDPRLVSVLRHAIRRGGIDSGRITLEITESALIDNVDHAQDVLSNVRAMGVRIAIDDFGTGYSSLSYLARFRPDVLKLDKSFVDNIATDVMVRTVVEGVIDLAHKLGVTVVAEGVETREQLDLLREARCDKVQGFLLSRPVRLESLMEQAHAQEAATLR; this is translated from the coding sequence GTGCAGAGCAAAGCGACCGATTTCCTCGGAATCATCGGCGAGAACGTCGCCAGGAACTTGCCGTACATCGAACACGCGCGCCGTTTCGATGGGCTCGGTCTCGCTCCGCTCGCCGTGCTTCTCGCCGCGTGCGGCACCTTTTTCGTGCCGCTGCCGTGGAACGTGCTGCTCGCAGCGCTCGTGATCGGCGCGACGATCGTCGTGCATCGGATGCAGGAGGCGAACCGCAAGATTTTCGTCGCGCGGCAGGTCGCGAACGGGCTGCTTTCCATCGCCGAGGATTGCCTCAAGCTGCTGTCGCTCGAAGGCCGCATCATGTGCATTTCCGAGGTCGGCCGCGGCCTCATCGAAGCTGACTGCGCGGACGATCTCGTCGGTCTCGACTGGCTCGCGCTATGGGACGGCCCCGACGCGCGGCAGGCGTTCGAGCGCGCGAAGGCGGGTGAGTCGACGTCGTTTTCCGGCGCGTGCCGCACCATGAACGGCAAGCTCAAATGGTGGACGTCGACCTTCGCGCCCGTCTACGGCGAGCACGGCAAGGTCACGGCCGTGCTGTGCAAGTCGCGCGACATCACGGCGGAGGTGGATCTCATCGACGAGTTGCGCGGCAACGCGCGCGTGCAGAAGGACATGGAAGATCACGTCGACGCCGTCTTCTGGACCGCGACGCACGATTTCCGCGAGCTTCTGCACGTGAGTTCGGCGTTCCAGCGCATGTGGGAAATGCCGATGTCCGCGCTCGAAGCCGATCAGACCGCCTGGTCGCAACGCGTGCATCCCGACGATCTGCCCGCATTGCGCGACGAAATGCGTACGGCGGTGAACACGGGCGCGGCGACGCAGAGCTACTTCCGCCTCTGTCTGCCGCTCGACCGCACGCGCTGGGTGCGCGCGGACATCTACCCGGTAATCGAAGAAGGCGCGGTGTCGCGCGTCGTGAGCGTGTGCGTCGACGCCACCGACGAGCGCCAGCGCCTGCAGGAACTGCATCGGCTCGCGAATACCGACAGCCTCACCGGCCTCAGCAACCGCAACGCGATGATGGAAGCGCTGTTGAAGCGCTGCGAATCGGGTGCGCCGTTCGCGTACCTGTTCATCGATATCGACCGCTTCAAGTCGATCAACGACACGGCCGGCCATATCGCCGGCGACGCGGTGCTGCGCACCATCGCGCGGCGCATTCAGGAGACGCTGCCGGAAGACGCGGTGGCCGCGCGTCCGGGCGGGGATGAATTCACGGTGATCCTGCCGGGCACGTTCGATCAGGAGAGTATCGCGCGGGCGTGCCGCAAGCTCTCGCTCGCGTGTCATCGTCCGATCAAGATCGACTGCAAGAGCCTGACGATGACATGCTCGATCGGCGTCGCGCTGTATCCGGAGCACGGACGCACGCCCGAAGCGCTTTTCATCAGCGCCGACATGGCGATGTATGCCGCGAAGCGCGCCGGCCGCAACACGTTCCGCGTGTTCGGCGATCGCGAGAAGGACGATCTCGCGCGCGCGCATCTCGAAGCGGAACTGCACGGCGCGATCCGCGAGAATCAGTTCGTGCTGCATTATCAGCCGCAATATCGTGTCGATTCGGGTGAGCTCGTCGGCGTGGAGGCCTTGCTGCGCTGGAATCATCCGCAGCTCGGGCTGCTCGCGCCCGGCGCATTCGTGCCGGTGCTGGAGGAAAGCGCGCTCATCGCCGAGGCGGGGCATTGGGTCATCCGCGAGGCGGTGCTGGCGGCGTCGCAACTCGCGCTCGCGCTGCCAGCGGCATGCTCGGTCGCGGTCAACGTGTCGCCGAAGCAGTTTCGCGACCCGCGCCTCGTGTCCGTGCTGCGGCACGCGATCAGGCGTGGCGGCATCGATTCGGGCCGCATCACGCTGGAAATCACGGAGTCGGCGCTGATCGACAATGTCGACCACGCGCAGGACGTGCTGTCCAACGTCCGCGCGATGGGCGTGCGCATCGCCATCGACGATTTCGGCACGGGCTATTCGAGCCTCAGCTATCTCGCGCGGTTCCGGCCGGACGTGCTGAAACTCGACAAGTCCTTCGTCGACAATATCGCGACCGACGTGATGGTTCGCACGGTCGTCGAAGGCGTGATCGATCTCGCGCACAAGCTCGGCGTGACGGTCGTCGCGGAAGGCGTCGAGACGCGCGAGCAACTCGACCTGCTGCGCGAGGCGCGCTGCGACAAGGTGCAGGGCTTCCTGCTGAGCCGTCCGGTCCGGCTGGAAAGCCTGATGGAGCAGGCGCACGCGCAGGAAGCCGCGACGCTGCGCTGA
- the irlR gene encoding heavy metal response regulator transcription factor IrlR — translation MRILIVEDEQKTGSYLKKGLTEAGYVVDWVQDGISGEHQAESESYDLLILDVMLPGQDGWTLLEKIRQRHSTPVLFLTARDEVGDRVKGLELGADDYLAKPFDFVELSARIRSVLRRGQSRDVSTLRVADLELDLNRRKAIRRGDTILLTAKEFTLLWLLIRREGEVLPRATIASQVWDMNFSSDTNVVDSAIRRLRSKVDEGYFPKLIHTVRGMGYVLECRDVNKC, via the coding sequence ATGCGAATCCTGATTGTCGAAGACGAACAGAAAACCGGTTCGTATCTGAAGAAAGGGCTGACCGAGGCGGGATACGTCGTCGATTGGGTACAGGATGGCATCTCGGGTGAGCATCAGGCCGAATCGGAAAGCTATGACCTGCTGATCCTCGACGTCATGCTGCCCGGTCAGGACGGGTGGACGCTGCTCGAAAAGATCCGGCAGCGCCACTCGACGCCCGTTCTGTTCCTGACCGCGCGCGACGAGGTCGGCGACCGCGTGAAGGGCCTGGAACTCGGCGCCGACGACTACCTCGCCAAGCCGTTCGACTTCGTGGAACTGAGCGCCCGCATCCGCTCGGTGCTGCGCCGCGGCCAGTCGCGCGACGTCTCCACGCTTCGCGTGGCTGATCTCGAACTCGACCTGAATCGACGCAAGGCGATCCGCCGGGGCGACACGATCCTGCTGACCGCGAAAGAGTTCACGCTCCTGTGGCTGCTGATCCGTCGCGAAGGCGAAGTGCTGCCGCGCGCGACGATCGCCTCGCAGGTCTGGGACATGAACTTCAGCAGTGACACGAACGTCGTCGACTCCGCGATCCGCCGCCTGCGATCGAAGGTCGACGAGGGCTACTTTCCCAAGCTGATCCACACCGTGCGCGGCATGGGCTACGTCCTCGAATGCCGAGACGTCAACAAATGTTGA
- a CDS encoding FUSC family protein: MPADAPQQFRLASEIKVWTLLHAAIALLPFVVLALATGNAIWMKASLLAIGAVIAEDKLALRPPGVIAYGLAVIAGTYLLLLAELVPAFFVIACMTLAAGVILFASRGKKLRALGNWTFLPVLILANELHGGRTVDALLRETPAYLPYLLVALVPSVISATIRSRGKPAARWSNLDDFGPRAPFGEDLAAMLAGVGIAAMMVVYWHMDRAQWVIWGAASIVTGTVDTARVKLKHRAFGVMTGVPLGMLLGRYVVPHSSIAVTLATLAVFLTLVAFQRYVVGYFMRCVFVTLAIMLANQSTADAFERITHVLAGGVIGIVCVLGVHAAASRLSR, encoded by the coding sequence ATGCCCGCCGATGCGCCGCAGCAATTCCGTCTCGCCAGCGAGATCAAGGTCTGGACGCTCCTGCACGCAGCCATCGCGCTGTTGCCGTTCGTCGTGCTCGCGCTCGCGACCGGCAACGCGATATGGATGAAGGCGTCGCTGCTCGCGATCGGCGCCGTCATCGCCGAGGACAAGCTCGCGCTCAGGCCGCCCGGCGTCATCGCGTACGGGCTCGCGGTGATCGCGGGCACCTATCTGCTGCTGCTCGCCGAGCTGGTGCCTGCGTTCTTCGTCATCGCGTGCATGACGCTCGCGGCGGGCGTGATTCTGTTCGCATCGCGCGGAAAGAAGCTGCGCGCGCTCGGCAACTGGACCTTCCTTCCGGTGCTGATCCTCGCGAACGAACTGCACGGCGGTCGCACCGTCGATGCGTTGTTGCGCGAGACGCCCGCGTATCTGCCGTATCTGCTCGTGGCGCTCGTGCCCTCGGTGATTTCCGCGACGATACGCTCGCGCGGCAAGCCCGCCGCGCGCTGGTCCAATCTCGACGATTTCGGCCCGCGCGCGCCCTTCGGCGAAGATCTCGCCGCGATGCTCGCGGGCGTCGGCATCGCGGCGATGATGGTCGTGTACTGGCATATGGATCGCGCGCAATGGGTGATCTGGGGCGCGGCCAGCATCGTGACGGGCACGGTGGATACGGCGCGCGTGAAGCTGAAGCATCGCGCGTTTGGGGTGATGACGGGCGTGCCGCTCGGCATGTTGCTCGGGCGCTATGTGGTGCCGCATTCGAGCATCGCGGTGACGCTCGCGACACTCGCGGTGTTTCTCACGCTCGTCGCGTTCCAGCGCTATGTCGTCGGTTATTTCATGCGCTGCGTGTTCGTCACGCTCGCGATCATGCTGGCGAATCAGTCCACCGCCGATGCCTTCGAGCGAATCACGCATGTGCTCGCGGGCGGCGTGATCGGCATCGTGTGCGTGCTCGGCGTGCATGCGGCGGCAAGCCGTCTGTCACGATGA
- a CDS encoding methyl-accepting chemotaxis protein has protein sequence MTLLSALLIAIGMVGLIGMSRSNSVTHNLFTNEMPSAVSVGNAEMFMARERLSFDRAALNVGTPGAEDAIGRGALMRKTSDDAWTTYTGLPQGPGEKQLADNFNAQRLALQKLIDDGYADVRAKDQAKILADASAMQAAFNDFAKTGAALRKLQFEQAKASYDEGEEIFGMFRIGCIVAILIGVAAAFYTWISLRRRISRPLDAALAQFDAIASGDLRRSVKATSNDEMGQLLHGLATMQASLIETVRTVRGGSESIASATKQIAAGNVDLSSRTEEQASALQETASSMDELTGTVKQNADNARQASVLAANASEIAGKGSHVVSQVVTTMGEINHSSSKIADIITIIEGIAFQTNILALNAAVEAARAGEEGRGFAVVAGEVRSLAQRSSAAAKEIKELIDDSVERVQSGTALVDEAGRTMTEISTAVQRVTDIMGEIAAASEEQSSGIEQVARAVTQMDEVTQQNAALVEEAAAAAQSLEDQAGALRTAVETFRLHE, from the coding sequence ATGACGCTTCTGAGCGCGCTGCTGATCGCGATCGGCATGGTCGGGCTGATCGGCATGAGCCGGTCCAATTCGGTCACGCACAACCTTTTCACGAATGAAATGCCGAGCGCGGTGTCGGTCGGCAATGCGGAAATGTTCATGGCGCGCGAGCGCCTGAGCTTCGACCGTGCGGCGCTGAATGTCGGCACGCCGGGCGCGGAAGATGCCATCGGACGCGGCGCGCTGATGCGCAAGACCTCCGACGACGCATGGACGACCTACACCGGCCTGCCGCAAGGCCCCGGCGAAAAGCAGCTCGCGGACAACTTCAACGCGCAGCGTCTCGCGCTGCAAAAGCTGATCGACGACGGTTATGCCGACGTGCGCGCGAAGGATCAGGCGAAGATCCTCGCCGACGCGAGCGCGATGCAGGCCGCGTTCAACGACTTCGCGAAGACGGGCGCCGCGCTGCGCAAGCTGCAATTCGAACAGGCCAAGGCCTCGTATGACGAAGGTGAGGAAATTTTCGGCATGTTCCGCATCGGCTGCATCGTCGCGATTCTGATCGGCGTGGCGGCGGCCTTTTATACGTGGATCTCGCTGCGCCGCCGCATCTCCCGTCCGCTCGATGCGGCGCTCGCCCAGTTCGATGCGATCGCTTCCGGCGATCTGCGCCGCAGCGTCAAGGCGACGTCGAACGACGAAATGGGTCAGTTGCTGCACGGTCTCGCGACCATGCAGGCGAGCCTCATCGAAACCGTTCGCACGGTGCGCGGCGGCAGCGAATCGATTGCGTCCGCGACCAAGCAGATTGCCGCGGGCAACGTGGATCTTTCCTCGCGCACGGAAGAACAGGCATCGGCGCTTCAGGAAACCGCGTCGAGCATGGACGAGCTCACCGGCACGGTCAAGCAGAACGCCGACAACGCGCGTCAGGCGAGCGTGCTGGCGGCAAATGCATCGGAGATCGCGGGCAAGGGCAGTCATGTCGTGTCGCAAGTCGTGACGACGATGGGCGAGATCAACCATAGTTCGTCGAAGATCGCGGACATCATCACGATCATCGAAGGCATCGCGTTCCAGACCAACATTCTCGCGTTGAACGCGGCGGTGGAAGCGGCGCGCGCGGGTGAAGAAGGACGCGGCTTCGCGGTCGTGGCGGGCGAAGTGCGCTCGCTTGCGCAGCGTTCGTCGGCGGCAGCGAAGGAAATCAAGGAACTGATCGACGATTCGGTCGAGCGCGTGCAATCGGGCACCGCGCTGGTCGATGAGGCGGGCCGCACGATGACCGAGATAAGCACGGCGGTGCAGCGTGTGACCGACATCATGGGTGAGATCGCGGCGGCATCGGAAGAGCAAAGCAGCGGCATCGAGCAGGTGGCGCGTGCGGTCACGCAGATGGATGAAGTGACTCAGCAGAACGCGGCATTGGTGGAGGAAGCGGCGGCGGCGGCGCAGTCGCTGGAGGATCAGGCCGGGGCCTTGCGGACGGCGGTGGAGACGTTTCGTCTTCACGAGTGA
- a CDS encoding BPSL0067 family protein, with translation MSTAWKKGARVKDNRYISEGTVIARFNDDGTVMHAAIFVRQVSGGLVVWDQYVTPNKPIGERTLLFANPLPANDGNEFYVVERK, from the coding sequence GTGTCAACGGCGTGGAAGAAAGGGGCGCGCGTCAAAGACAACCGGTATATTTCTGAGGGGACCGTGATTGCGCGCTTCAACGACGATGGAACGGTCATGCATGCAGCGATCTTCGTCCGGCAGGTCAGCGGCGGCCTTGTAGTCTGGGATCAGTACGTAACACCAAACAAGCCCATCGGCGAGCGCACTTTGTTGTTCGCAAATCCACTCCCCGCTAATGACGGAAACGAATTTTATGTCGTGGAACGCAAATAA
- a CDS encoding STY0301 family protein: MSWNANKICTALTFALWFSIACKGANAMQFDCPVIEDTQPGYFQIFDGPPADKISLMAESGDSVHGFWSKLSYVYDKGREINIQCAYLDGQTRKFIIEKRIDFCSYEVDSTNYAHVSCR; the protein is encoded by the coding sequence ATGTCGTGGAACGCAAATAAGATTTGCACTGCATTAACATTTGCCCTTTGGTTTTCCATCGCCTGCAAGGGCGCGAACGCAATGCAATTCGACTGCCCGGTCATCGAGGACACGCAACCAGGCTATTTCCAAATATTTGACGGCCCTCCCGCTGACAAAATCTCCTTGATGGCGGAGTCGGGAGATAGCGTCCACGGCTTCTGGAGCAAGCTTTCATACGTGTACGACAAGGGCAGAGAAATCAACATCCAGTGCGCGTACCTCGACGGACAAACCCGTAAGTTCATCATCGAAAAGCGGATCGATTTTTGCAGTTATGAAGTCGATTCAACAAACTATGCACATGTGAGTTGCAGGTGA